DNA from Mycobacterium bourgelatii:
GAGAACGTGCGTGCCGTCGACGTCAACCTCACCGCCGACGAGATTGCCCGCCTGGACAGGCTCACCGAACCTACGTTCGGGTTCCCCCACTACATGCTGGAGATGGCACCGGGAATCATCAACGGGGGCACCACCGTCAACGGTGAGTCGGCGCCGGTCTCGGAATACGTGATGCCGGCGGGTGCCCGGCCCTACTGATCCGACCGCGAGCAGACGCAAACTTGTACGGAAATGCCGTTCCGCGTACGAGTTTGTGTCTGCTCGCGGGGAGAAGGTTACTCTCGCGTCTCGCCCGCGTGCAGCTTCAGCGCGGATTCGACGTTGGCCTTCTTGTCCTCTTCGGCGCCCTTTGCCGCGGCCTTCTTACGGCGTCGGACGACAGTGTCGACCGCCCCGTTGAACGCCGAACCCAGCGGGAACCCGAGGTAGTGGGTGAGGAAGACGGCCATCTCCTTCAGCTCGTCCTCGGTGAGCTCACCGTTTAAAAGGGCTGCATTGATTTGGATTTCGGCCAGGTCCCGGCTTCCGACCGCCGTCACGGCGGTCAGCGTCATGATGCGCTTGTCTCGCATTGACAACCCCGGCCGGCTCCAGATCGAGCCAAACAGGTGGTCGACGGTCAGGTCGAAATACGGATCGCCCTCGACGTTGGGCATCTCCCACCCGTAGACCTCGTTCATCTTTTCCAGGCCCTTGCGGCGCACCTCGTCCATCACGAATTCTCCTGTTCCTTCCGACCGGAGTCGACGTGCGGCACACCAAGGTTGGGCGCAAGCCGCTCGAGGGCCAGCCTAGCCAGCGGTAGATCAATCGAAGCAGACTCGGCCAAGGCCAGCGCCAAACGTAGGTCCTTTTCGCCAAGCTCCCGCGTGTGCGTGAATCCGTCGTACAAAAAGTGGCCCGGCTCAAGGTCTTTGGTGTCATCGCGGTACATGATCGACCCGGCACCGCCGGTCAGCTTGTCGGTGTGTCGCACCACATTGCCAAGGTCCTGCAGGTTCAGACCGGCGGCTTCGGCCAGTTGCCACGCCTCCCCGACTGCCGCATACGTCGTGAAGGTGAGCATGTTGCGAGCCACCTTCATTCGGGTCCCCGCGCCGGGAGGCCCGGCGTGCACTACCAATTCCGCCCAGTGCGAAAAGGGTTCTTTCACCCGGGCGAACACTTCATCGCTGGCGCCCACCATCGTCGCCAGTTGACCGAACCGCGCGGCACGCCCACCGCCGCTGATCGGCGCATCGACGACATGGATGTCCTGGGGCTGCAACTCGCGCGCGAGTTCTTCGGCGGTGGTGTCGCTGATCGTCGAGTGGATCGCAATGATGGTCCCCGGCTTGGCGTGCGATGCGAGCTCGTCAACTACGTTGCGTACCTGCTCGTCGTTGAGCACGGTGATGCTGATGATGTCGGTCGCAGCGATGTCGGCGAGACTGTCGGCCAACGTTGCGCCGCGTTCGGCAAACGGCGCCATGGCCTCGGGTCGCACGTCGTAGACCGTTAGCCCGCCGGGCCATTCGGCCATCTTCTTGGCCATTGGCGTGCCGATGTTGCCGAGGCCGATGTATCCGAGACGGGGCGTTGCAGCGTCGGTCATGGGCGGAAGATCTGTCCGCCGTCGACATTGAAGATCTGCCCGGTGATCCAGGATGCCTGGTCACTCAACAGAAACAGACACATGCCCACCAGATCATCTGGAGTACCTATGCGCGACAACGGAAGACCCTTGAGGATGTCGTCGACGATCTCCTTGGGTGTGGTGGTCCGGTTGGCTTCGGTGTCGATGGGACCGGGGGCAATCGCATTGATCCGGATGTTCATCCCGCCCAGTTCCCGCGAAAGCTGTTGGGTCAGACCGTTGATCCCGACCTTGGCCAACCCGTAGTAGTTCGCATACAGGTACGCGGCCGTGGACGACTGGTTGACGATCGCGCCGCCGCCACGCTTGGCCATTTTCTTGTACACCGCGCGAGTGCACCAGAGCGCGCCGTCAAAGTTCACGCTCATGAACTTCTTGTAGTACTCGGGGTCGACGGTGAGCAGCAGGTCGATCTTCATCCCGCCGAAGATCGCGGCGTTGTTGACCAGGTAGTCGATGCCGCCGAACTCGGCCAGGGTGCGATCCGCCATTGCCTTGGCCGAGTCCGGATCGGAAACGTCGACGGGAACGCTGATGGCCGTCCCGCCGTCGGCGACGATCTGCTTCGCCACACCCTCGGCCGCATCGGAGTTGATGTCGGCGACGACCACCGCAGCACCCTCACGGGCCAGCGCCTCGGCATATGCCTGGCCAATGCCACCGGCGGAGCCGGTGACGATGGCTACCCTGTTATCGAACTGTCCCACACCGATCTCCTTAGTTCGGCCGCTAACCAGCAGCAGTAGCAATAAGTTTGGTTTCCAGGTATTCCTCGAACCCCGCAACGCCCATCTCACGGCCGTTGCCGGACTGCTTGTAGCCGCCGAATGGCGCGTCGGCGGAGTACCAGACGCCACCGTTGACGTTGACCGTTCCCACCCGCAGCCGGGCGGCCACCCGCGCCGCCCGCTCGGGATCTGCCCCAAACACCGTGCCCGACAGACCGTATGGCGAGTCGTTGGCGATGCGCACCGCATCGTCGTCGCCATCGTGGGCGATCACCGTGAGCACCGGCCCGAAGATCTCCTCGCGGGCGGGACGCGCGTCGTTGGTCAGTCCCGCGATCACGGTGGGCTCGATGAAGAAGCCGACGTCCTTGTTGGCCGGCCGGCCGCCGCCGCACGCGAAGGTCCCGCCTTCGGCGATGGCAAGGTCGAGGTAGCCTTGCACCCGCTCCCGCTGCCGCGCCGAAATCAGTGGTCCGCATATGGTTCTCGGGTCGTTGGGGTCACCGGGCTTGATCGAGGACATGGTGCCTGCCGCGATGGCGACGGCCTCGTCGTAGCGGGCCCGCGGCACCAGCAACCGAGTCGTGATCGCGCACCCCTGGCCGGCGTGCATGGCCGCCGTGAAGGCCGAAACCCCTGCGGCGCCGGCGAGATCCGCGTCATCGAGTACGACGAATGCCGACTTTCCACCGAGCTCCAGGAAGACCCGCTTGATGGTGGCGGCGGCGTCGGCCATCACACTGCGGCCGGTCGCCGTCGAGCCGGTGAACGAAATCATGTCCACTCGAGGATCTTTGGCCAGCAATGCGCCCACGCCGTGGTCGCTCGAGGTGACGATGTTGACAACCCCCGGCGGGAAGTCGGTGCGCTCGGCGATGATCTCCCCGAGTACCGCAGCGCACCACGGTGTGTCGGGGGCGGGTTTGAGGACGATGGTGTTGCCGGCGGCAAGCGCCGGTCCCAGTTTGGCGAGGTTGATCTGGTGCGGAAAGTTCCACGGGGTGATCGCGCCGACCACGCCAACGGCCTCGCGAACAATGGTCCGCCGGGTGGGGATGCCCATCGGCGATGCCTGACCGAGGTCTTGGGTCCATGCGTAGGACTCCGCGGTGTCCGCGGAGAACGCCAGGTCGTCGACCGGACCGTCCAGCTGCGCGGCGGCGGTGAGCATTCGCGGCGCACCGACTTCGTTGATGGTGATCTCACGCAGTTCTTCGGCGTGCTGCTGCATCGCCTCCCGTAGCTGCCGAACACACCGCACCCGCAATTCGGTGTTGCGCGACCAATCGGTGTCGTCGAAGGCCCTCCGGGCGGCCTCAATGGCACGCTCCATGTCCTGGGCGTCAGCGTCGGCCGCTACGCCGAGCACTTCCTCGGTGGCCGGATTGATCGTCGGGAAGGTGCCTGCGCGACCTTCGGAGAGCTTGCCGTCGATGAACAGTGCGCTCACACCGTCGGCCAGCAACGTCATACCTGCCCCCAATCCAATGGACACTTGTCCGATATCGGTTTCTCGAACCATAGCCGCGGGCTCGCTTTCGGTGCAAGCACGGATATCGCCCAACACCCTTATACGATCGACTACAGCGCTTTGAGCTGCATATATGATTGGCGGCCTTGCTAGACCTCCCGGCTATCCTCTAACTTGGACATGTGTCCAGCGATGCAGCGGTTACCGACGCGCCACGCAACCGGCGCCAGGAGGAGACCTTCCGCAAGGTGCTGGCCGCCGGCATGGAAACGCTGCGCGAGAACTCCTACGCCGATCTGACGGTGCGCATGGTCGCGGCCCGCGCCAAGGTGGCCCCTGCGACCGCCTACACCTACTTCTCGTCGAAGAACCATCTGATCGCCGAGGTCTACCTCGACCTGGTTCGCCAAGTTCCGTTTTTCACCGATGTGAACGAGCCGATGCCGGTCCGAGTTGATCAGGCGCTGCGCCACCTGGCCCTGGTGGTCGCGGACGAACCCGAGGTCGCCGCCGCCTGCACCGCGGCGCTGCTCGGCGGCGGCGCCGACCCCGCGGTGGCAGCCGCACGTGACCGAATCGGGGCGGAGATCCACCGCCGTATCGCATCAGCGATCGGGCCCGACGCCGCGCCCGGCACGGTGTCGGCACTCGAGATGGCCTTTTTCGGAGCACTCGTGCAGGCCGGCAGCGGCGAATTCACCTACCACGACATTGCCGACCGGTTGGCCGACGTGGTGAACCTCATCCTGGCGGGCGCTGATTCCCAACGAGCCCACGAAGCCCAGAGCGCCCAAGGAGGCAAGGCGTGACCGTACACCTTGGCGACCACGAATTGGTCCTGGACCCTTACGATTACGACTTCCACGAAGACCCGTACCCGTACTATCGCCGGCTGCGCGACGAGGCGCCGCTCTACCACAACGCGGATCTGGGCTTCTGGGCCGTGTCGCGGCACAGCGACGTGCATCAGGGATTCCGCAACAGCACCACGTTGTCGAACCGCTACGGCGTATCCCTGGACCCCGCGTCGCGCGGGCCACACGCAGCCAAGACCATGTCGTTCCTGGCGATGGACGACCCGGAGCATCTGCGGTTGCGCACGCTGGTGTCAAAGGGTTTCACGCCCAGGCGGATTCGCGAGCTCGAGCCGCGCGTCACCGAGATCGCCCACCAGCACCTCGAGGTCATGCTGGAAAAAGCCGGCACCGGAACCGTCGACTACGTCAACGAATTCGCGGGCAAGCTGCCCATGGACGTCATCTCCGAACTGATGGGCGTGCCCGAGGCGGACCGAGACCAGGTTCGCGCGTGGGCGGACGGTGTCATGCATCGTGACGACGGTGTCACCGATGTCCCTCCCGCGGCGATCGAAGCATCGATCAACCTGATCGTGTACTACCAGGGCATGATCGCCGAGCGCCGCAAGACGCTGACCGACGATCTGACGTCGGCGCTGCTGGAAGCCGAGATCGATGGCGACCGGCTCACCGACGACGAAATCCTGGGTTTCATGTTCCTGATGGTGATCGCCGGCAACGAGACCACCACGAAACTGCTTGCCAACGCGGCATATTGGGGCCACAAGAACCCCGACCAACTGACACCCGTCTACGCCGATCTGTCCCGAATTCCGCTCTGGGTCGAGGAAACGCTGCGCTATGACACGTCCAGCCAGATCCTGGCCCGCACCGTCTCCGGCGAACTGACCCTGTACGACACCACAATTCCCGAAGGGGACGTCCTGCTCCTGCTGCCGGGGTCGGCGCACCGGGACGAGCGGGCATTCGACCGCCCCGACGAGTACTTGATCGGGCGTGAAATCGGCTCGAAGCTACTGAGTTTCGGTAGCGGTGCGCACTTCTGTCTGGGTGCGCACCTGGCCCGGATGGAAGCCCGGGTCGCGCTGACCGAGTTGTTCAAACGGATCAAAGGCTACGAGGTCGATGAGGCCAATTCCGTTCGTGTCCATTCCAGTAACGTCCGCGGGTTCGCCCACCTGCCCATGACCCTGGAGGTCTGCTAGATGCCCCGTTTCGAACCACATCCTGCGCGTCGGCCGGCGATCGTCGCGGGCGCCTCGTCGGGCATTGGTGCGGCGACGGCGGTTGAGCTTGCCGCTCATGGTTTTCCGGTTGCACTCGGTGCCCGCCGGGTGGACAAGTGCCAGGAGATCGCCGACAAAATCCAGGCCGACGGTGGCGAGGCGATCGCGTTGCCACTCGACGTCACCGACGCCGACTCCGTCACGGAGTTCGTGCGTCAGGCCACCGAAAAACTCGGTGACATCGAA
Protein-coding regions in this window:
- a CDS encoding carboxymuconolactone decarboxylase family protein, with translation MDEVRRKGLEKMNEVYGWEMPNVEGDPYFDLTVDHLFGSIWSRPGLSMRDKRIMTLTAVTAVGSRDLAEIQINAALLNGELTEDELKEMAVFLTHYLGFPLGSAFNGAVDTVVRRRKKAAAKGAEEDKKANVESALKLHAGETRE
- a CDS encoding NAD(P)-dependent oxidoreductase, which codes for MTDAATPRLGYIGLGNIGTPMAKKMAEWPGGLTVYDVRPEAMAPFAERGATLADSLADIAATDIISITVLNDEQVRNVVDELASHAKPGTIIAIHSTISDTTAEELARELQPQDIHVVDAPISGGGRAARFGQLATMVGASDEVFARVKEPFSHWAELVVHAGPPGAGTRMKVARNMLTFTTYAAVGEAWQLAEAAGLNLQDLGNVVRHTDKLTGGAGSIMYRDDTKDLEPGHFLYDGFTHTRELGEKDLRLALALAESASIDLPLARLALERLAPNLGVPHVDSGRKEQENS
- a CDS encoding SDR family oxidoreductase; this encodes MGQFDNRVAIVTGSAGGIGQAYAEALAREGAAVVVADINSDAAEGVAKQIVADGGTAISVPVDVSDPDSAKAMADRTLAEFGGIDYLVNNAAIFGGMKIDLLLTVDPEYYKKFMSVNFDGALWCTRAVYKKMAKRGGGAIVNQSSTAAYLYANYYGLAKVGINGLTQQLSRELGGMNIRINAIAPGPIDTEANRTTTPKEIVDDILKGLPLSRIGTPDDLVGMCLFLLSDQASWITGQIFNVDGGQIFRP
- a CDS encoding aldehyde dehydrogenase, with the translated sequence MTLLADGVSALFIDGKLSEGRAGTFPTINPATEEVLGVAADADAQDMERAIEAARRAFDDTDWSRNTELRVRCVRQLREAMQQHAEELREITINEVGAPRMLTAAAQLDGPVDDLAFSADTAESYAWTQDLGQASPMGIPTRRTIVREAVGVVGAITPWNFPHQINLAKLGPALAAGNTIVLKPAPDTPWCAAVLGEIIAERTDFPPGVVNIVTSSDHGVGALLAKDPRVDMISFTGSTATGRSVMADAAATIKRVFLELGGKSAFVVLDDADLAGAAGVSAFTAAMHAGQGCAITTRLLVPRARYDEAVAIAAGTMSSIKPGDPNDPRTICGPLISARQRERVQGYLDLAIAEGGTFACGGGRPANKDVGFFIEPTVIAGLTNDARPAREEIFGPVLTVIAHDGDDDAVRIANDSPYGLSGTVFGADPERAARVAARLRVGTVNVNGGVWYSADAPFGGYKQSGNGREMGVAGFEEYLETKLIATAAG
- a CDS encoding TetR/AcrR family transcriptional regulator, coding for MSSDAAVTDAPRNRRQEETFRKVLAAGMETLRENSYADLTVRMVAARAKVAPATAYTYFSSKNHLIAEVYLDLVRQVPFFTDVNEPMPVRVDQALRHLALVVADEPEVAAACTAALLGGGADPAVAAARDRIGAEIHRRIASAIGPDAAPGTVSALEMAFFGALVQAGSGEFTYHDIADRLADVVNLILAGADSQRAHEAQSAQGGKA
- a CDS encoding cytochrome P450, with translation MTVHLGDHELVLDPYDYDFHEDPYPYYRRLRDEAPLYHNADLGFWAVSRHSDVHQGFRNSTTLSNRYGVSLDPASRGPHAAKTMSFLAMDDPEHLRLRTLVSKGFTPRRIRELEPRVTEIAHQHLEVMLEKAGTGTVDYVNEFAGKLPMDVISELMGVPEADRDQVRAWADGVMHRDDGVTDVPPAAIEASINLIVYYQGMIAERRKTLTDDLTSALLEAEIDGDRLTDDEILGFMFLMVIAGNETTTKLLANAAYWGHKNPDQLTPVYADLSRIPLWVEETLRYDTSSQILARTVSGELTLYDTTIPEGDVLLLLPGSAHRDERAFDRPDEYLIGREIGSKLLSFGSGAHFCLGAHLARMEARVALTELFKRIKGYEVDEANSVRVHSSNVRGFAHLPMTLEVC